In Methanobrevibacter sp., one genomic interval encodes:
- a CDS encoding dCMP deaminase family protein, translating into MADENNANRMSKNEYYLAIALAVSKRSTCLKRRYGAVIVNNDEIVSTGYNGNPRGEENCCDRGDCQRMNLPSNSGNYNDCFSVHAEQNAMISASRNEMLGSTIYLAGEKYDDGEWLEIEDAEPCPICFRMIKNSGIDKIVSKKGILQLHE; encoded by the coding sequence ATGGCAGATGAAAACAATGCAAATCGTATGAGCAAGAACGAGTATTATCTTGCAATCGCTCTTGCAGTATCAAAAAGAAGCACATGTCTTAAAAGAAGATACGGTGCAGTAATTGTCAACAACGACGAGATAGTAAGTACAGGTTACAACGGCAACCCTAGAGGAGAGGAAAACTGCTGCGACAGAGGGGACTGCCAGAGGATGAACCTTCCGTCAAATTCAGGAAACTATAACGACTGCTTTTCAGTCCACGCCGAACAGAATGCAATGATCAGCGCAAGCAGAAACGAAATGCTCGGCTCAACAATCTATCTTGCTGGAGAAAAGTATGATGACGGCGAATGGCTTGAAATAGAAGACGCCGAACCCTGCCCAATATGTTTCAGAATGATTAAAAACTCAGGAATCGACAAGATAGTCAGCAAGAAAGGAATCCTGCAGCTCCACGAATAG
- a CDS encoding transposase, with protein MVDKTFILTDKIEFVPDEDLEGELNFNLRATGYVFNKTLEYSIYRENLVKEFGIGKTCKINRNYTQKIVRNLKKQKPFLKKAESTCIQASTDRLIKAYDGYYDGRTGHPKFKSLKKNPVKSITLRNNEYETKNGIKGSIRWEDNKLHLNKLGYIEVKHKRDIDGKIKEATILKENGKWFVCITYEVEKIQPRDTFSGPSLYVGIDVGLTDFLTFSNGKVIHKPDLKKINRRIQYYQQKLARQKEGGSNWKKTLKKLHKWINKKNNVVNDYYHKISYNIVKHCEFIAMETLNIRGMIRARSLSRSIHEIGWGKLIEMIRYKSEWYGREFVQIDRWFPSSKRCNVCGEINHGLGRDEREWECPRCHSILQRDVNAAKNILDEALRATGSMVLCLVDFIPIGQGKFEYYYEWKGFDKTIGMA; from the coding sequence ATGGTTGATAAAACTTTTATTTTGACCGATAAGATTGAGTTTGTCCCTGATGAGGATTTAGAAGGGGAATTAAATTTCAATTTACGGGCAACCGGTTATGTATTCAACAAAACATTAGAATACAGCATTTACCGTGAAAACCTAGTCAAAGAATTTGGAATAGGAAAAACATGTAAAATCAACCGTAATTACACACAAAAAATCGTAAGAAATCTAAAAAAACAAAAACCATTCCTGAAAAAAGCAGAATCCACCTGCATACAAGCATCCACCGACCGTCTCATAAAAGCATATGATGGATACTACGATGGAAGAACCGGACACCCCAAGTTCAAGTCCCTTAAAAAAAATCCAGTAAAATCCATCACACTCAGAAACAACGAATATGAAACTAAAAACGGAATAAAAGGTTCTATAAGATGGGAAGATAACAAATTACACTTAAACAAACTAGGATACATTGAAGTCAAACATAAAAGAGACATCGACGGCAAAATCAAAGAAGCCACAATCCTAAAAGAAAACGGAAAATGGTTCGTCTGCATAACATATGAAGTAGAAAAAATACAACCAAGGGACACATTTTCCGGCCCTTCTTTATATGTAGGCATAGATGTGGGATTAACAGACTTCCTAACATTTTCCAACGGAAAAGTCATACACAAACCCGATTTAAAAAAAATAAACCGTAGAATACAATATTACCAACAAAAACTAGCACGCCAAAAAGAAGGTGGATCCAACTGGAAAAAAACACTAAAAAAACTCCACAAATGGATAAACAAGAAAAACAATGTCGTCAACGACTATTATCATAAAATATCCTACAATATTGTAAAACACTGCGAATTCATAGCAATGGAAACATTAAACATACGAGGAATGATACGAGCAAGAAGTTTAAGCAGAAGCATTCATGAAATAGGCTGGGGAAAACTCATTGAAATGATACGATACAAATCAGAATGGTACGGACGTGAATTCGTACAAATCGATCGATGGTTCCCTTCCAGTAAAAGATGCAATGTTTGTGGTGAAATAAATCATGGTTTAGGTCGTGATGAAAGAGAATGGGAATGTCCACGCTGCCATAGCATACTTCAAAGAGATGTTAATGCTGCAAAAAATATTTTAGACGAAGCTCTACGCGCCACTGGTTCAATGGTGCTATGCTTAGTAGATTTCATACCTATTGGTCAAGGCAAATTCGAATATTATTACGAATGGAAAGGCTTTGACAAAACAATAGGTATGGCCTAA